In a single window of the Methylococcus sp. Mc7 genome:
- the recO gene encoding DNA repair protein RecO, whose translation MPGEAPRSGDPSRVLLDSAYVLHRRDYRETSLILELFTLRHGRIGVIAKGARRGRRGFAAVLQPFAPLLVSWCGRGELATLSHAEAAGSGIRLQHTALFCGFYLNELLVKLLPAHDPYPALFIAYQGGLEALAAGGDTESALRSFELSLLEGIGYGLQLLVEAESGEAIQPNRLYTYRIDAGPVPAGDEADAVRGTTLLALRDRRFDIPETRTEAKRLMRRVIAHHLDGRTLKSRELFRSSP comes from the coding sequence ATGCCGGGTGAGGCCCCGCGCTCTGGCGATCCGAGCCGGGTCCTGCTCGACAGCGCCTATGTTCTGCATCGGCGCGATTACCGCGAAACCAGTCTCATCCTCGAATTGTTCACGCTCCGGCATGGCCGCATCGGCGTGATTGCCAAAGGCGCGCGTCGCGGCCGGCGGGGATTCGCCGCGGTATTGCAGCCATTCGCGCCCCTGTTGGTATCCTGGTGCGGCCGCGGCGAGCTTGCCACCCTGAGCCATGCCGAGGCCGCAGGCTCCGGCATCCGGCTGCAGCATACCGCGCTGTTCTGCGGCTTTTACCTGAACGAACTCCTGGTCAAGCTGCTGCCCGCGCACGATCCGTATCCGGCACTCTTCATCGCTTACCAAGGGGGGCTGGAAGCACTTGCCGCGGGCGGGGACACGGAATCCGCGCTGCGCAGTTTCGAGCTGTCGCTGCTGGAAGGCATCGGCTATGGTCTGCAGCTTCTGGTCGAGGCCGAGAGCGGGGAAGCCATCCAGCCTAACCGCCTTTACACCTATCGGATCGACGCCGGTCCCGTTCCCGCCGGCGACGAGGCCGATGCGGTGCGCGGAACAACGCTGCTGGCATTGCGCGACCGCCGCTTCGATATTCCGGAAACCCGCACTGAAGCAAAGCGCCTGATGCGGCGGGTCATCGCCCACCATCTGGACGGTCGGACTCTCAAGAGCCGCGAGCTGTTCCGCAGTTCGCCCTGA